In one window of Candidatus Hydrogenedentota bacterium DNA:
- a CDS encoding SIS domain-containing protein — protein MSLNALEQSIIDDMLSRRPDLAGLVPALTETHLALVRCYDGGGTLFTCGNGGSHADAVHIVGELCKSFERRRTLEPAFTAALEGLPFGEELAAHLEAGLPAVTLGMNNALKTAVENDSPLRDVAFAQELNALMRPGDALLALSTSGNAPNCRMAMSVARAKGGLSVALTGPKGGHMAEFADIALRTPGGSTKVIQEAHATLWHTVCCLIEAHYFPEPRC, from the coding sequence ATGTCCCTGAACGCACTCGAACAGTCCATCATTGACGACATGCTGTCACGGCGGCCCGACCTGGCGGGGCTGGTGCCCGCGCTGACGGAGACGCATCTGGCGCTGGTGCGCTGCTATGACGGCGGCGGCACGCTGTTCACCTGCGGCAACGGCGGCTCCCACGCGGACGCGGTCCACATTGTCGGGGAGTTGTGCAAGAGTTTCGAGCGCAGGCGCACACTGGAGCCCGCCTTCACGGCGGCGCTGGAGGGGCTGCCCTTCGGCGAGGAGCTGGCGGCGCATCTGGAGGCGGGCCTGCCCGCCGTCACCCTGGGCATGAACAACGCCCTGAAGACGGCGGTGGAAAACGACAGCCCCCTGCGGGATGTGGCCTTCGCCCAGGAGTTGAACGCCCTGATGCGGCCCGGCGACGCGCTGCTGGCCCTGTCCACCAGCGGCAACGCGCCGAACTGCCGCATGGCCATGAGCGTGGCCCGCGCGAAGGGCGGCCTTTCCGTCGCCCTCACGGGTCCGAAGGGCGGGCACATGGCCGAGTTCGCCGACATCGCCCTGCGCACCCCGGGCGGCTCGACCAAGGTCATCCAGGAGGCCCACGCCACCCTGTGGCACACGGTCTGCTGCCTCATCGAGGCGCATTATTTCCCCGAGCCGCGCTGTTGA
- the mdh gene encoding malate dehydrogenase → MSVGKRFKIASIGAGNVGASVAQYCLELELGDVVLTDIVEGLPQGKALDLTEAGPIRGYSGVCTGTNDYADIAGADVVVVTAGLPRKPGMTRLDLLGKNGEIISGICDSIKKHAPDSVVIIVTNPLDVMVYLAYQKLGFPANRVIGMAGCLDSARMRSFVAMELGVSMKNVDTMVLGSHGDDMVPLPHYTTVSGIPITKLLPQDRIDAIVERTRKGGGEIVALLKTGSAYYAPAASAVRMVQSIVRDEKQLLPCAALLTGQYGLDDIYMGVPCTLGRDGVEQILELEISEADRQSLHRSAGEVRTGIDGLKELGIL, encoded by the coding sequence ATGTCTGTGGGAAAACGCTTCAAAATCGCCTCCATCGGCGCGGGAAACGTCGGCGCGTCGGTCGCGCAGTACTGCCTGGAGCTTGAGCTGGGCGACGTGGTGCTGACGGACATTGTCGAGGGCCTGCCCCAGGGCAAGGCGCTGGACCTGACCGAGGCGGGGCCGATTCGCGGCTACAGCGGCGTGTGCACCGGCACGAACGACTACGCGGACATCGCAGGGGCGGACGTGGTGGTGGTGACGGCGGGGCTGCCCCGTAAGCCGGGCATGACGCGTCTGGACCTGCTGGGGAAGAACGGCGAGATCATCAGCGGCATCTGCGACAGCATCAAAAAGCACGCGCCGGACTCGGTGGTGATCATCGTGACCAACCCGCTGGACGTGATGGTGTACCTGGCCTACCAGAAGCTGGGTTTCCCGGCGAACCGGGTCATCGGCATGGCGGGCTGCCTGGACAGCGCGCGCATGCGCTCGTTCGTGGCGATGGAACTGGGCGTGAGCATGAAGAACGTGGACACCATGGTGCTCGGCTCGCACGGGGACGACATGGTGCCCCTGCCGCACTACACCACCGTGTCGGGCATCCCCATCACGAAACTGCTGCCGCAGGACCGGATTGACGCGATTGTCGAGCGGACCCGCAAGGGCGGCGGCGAGATTGTGGCCCTGCTGAAGACCGGCAGCGCCTACTACGCCCCGGCGGCCAGCGCGGTGCGCATGGTGCAGTCCATCGTGCGCGATGAGAAGCAGTTGCTGCCCTGCGCGGCCCTGCTCACGGGCCAGTACGGGCTGGACGACATCTACATGGGCGTGCCCTGCACCCTGGGCAGGGACGGTGTCGAGCAGATTCTCGAACTCGAAATCTCCGAGGCCGACCGCCAGTCTCTGCACCGCTCCGCGGGCGAGGTCCGCACTGGCATTGACGGGCTGAAGGAACTGGGCATCCTCTAG
- a CDS encoding PH domain-containing protein: MIDVTCPDCGIRQPVAGEKAGKEVFCESCGARFAAVPETGGAASGYDWEGHPLWRNYFWQLVFGVPLIALFGAGFLILIPCWLRRLSLHYTVTGTHIIARSGILSVHTVQIAVKDIRSIDIRASLFQRMLGIRQVDISTAGNAGIELSLYGVPRDVAEAVQALQRK; the protein is encoded by the coding sequence ATGATTGACGTCACCTGTCCCGATTGCGGAATCCGGCAGCCGGTCGCCGGAGAAAAGGCCGGAAAAGAGGTGTTCTGCGAGTCCTGCGGGGCGCGCTTCGCCGCCGTCCCGGAAACGGGGGGCGCCGCCTCCGGATATGACTGGGAGGGGCACCCGCTCTGGCGCAATTATTTCTGGCAGCTCGTGTTCGGCGTGCCGCTCATCGCCCTCTTCGGCGCGGGGTTCCTGATTCTCATCCCCTGCTGGCTGCGCCGTCTCAGCCTGCATTACACCGTCACGGGAACGCACATCATCGCCCGGAGCGGGATTCTCTCGGTGCACACCGTTCAGATTGCGGTGAAGGACATCCGGAGCATTGACATCCGCGCCTCCCTTTTCCAGCGCATGCTGGGCATCCGCCAGGTGGACATTTCCACGGCGGGAAACGCGGGCATTGAGTTGAGCCTTTACGGGGTGCCCCGCGACGTGGCCGAGGCCGTGCAGGCGCTCCAGCGGAAATAA